Proteins co-encoded in one Bremerella sp. TYQ1 genomic window:
- a CDS encoding leucine-rich repeat domain-containing protein — MTDRPAINRWLRVSLRSLLVVLTLLAVGLGWFANYAHKRTTAFAKIEEAGGEIQMAPTKPTMLEQWFGSEIFGSVYRIDLRQGKERVDNALLEHLGNLTELQQLDLSYAHVDDAGVQHIAELPLTELWLQSTKITDASAATLSQMPTLVDLQLNSTDLSNQFLESLEPLPNLRELGMRGTKVTGKGMAFMPRHSKLERFDVYHTDVDDAGVARLTDCTALVRLGLSMTNVTDDVFAELAKMPQLTDVDLSGNRPVTTKAVKAFEAAHPQCDIEWYRD; from the coding sequence ATGACCGATCGACCAGCCATAAATCGATGGTTGCGAGTTTCTCTGCGGAGCTTGCTGGTCGTACTGACTCTGCTTGCGGTGGGACTGGGTTGGTTCGCCAATTATGCCCACAAGCGGACGACCGCCTTCGCCAAGATTGAGGAAGCTGGAGGCGAAATCCAAATGGCACCGACCAAGCCAACAATGCTGGAGCAATGGTTTGGTTCGGAGATCTTCGGAAGCGTGTATCGAATCGATCTGCGGCAAGGGAAAGAACGCGTGGACAATGCGTTGTTAGAACATCTGGGCAATCTTACCGAATTGCAGCAACTCGACCTTAGCTATGCCCACGTCGACGACGCCGGTGTGCAGCATATCGCTGAACTTCCTTTGACCGAATTGTGGCTGCAGAGTACGAAAATCACCGACGCATCGGCGGCTACGTTGTCCCAAATGCCGACGCTTGTCGATTTGCAGTTGAACTCGACAGATCTTTCCAATCAGTTTCTCGAGTCTCTTGAGCCGCTGCCGAACCTTAGAGAACTGGGCATGCGGGGGACGAAGGTGACCGGCAAAGGAATGGCGTTCATGCCACGCCATTCAAAGCTGGAACGTTTCGATGTCTATCACACCGACGTTGACGACGCTGGGGTCGCTCGCCTGACGGACTGCACCGCATTGGTACGACTGGGACTTTCCATGACAAACGTGACCGACGACGTCTTCGCCGAGTTGGCCAAGATGCCGCAACTGACCGACGTCGATCTTTCAGGCAATCGACCGGTCACCACCAAGGCCGTCAAAGCATTCGAAGCGGCCCATCCGCAGTGCGATATTGAATGGTATCGCGATTGA
- the recG gene encoding ATP-dependent DNA helicase RecG, with translation MSDSRASTPLQRLRTPVQFLKGVGPQRAEKLAKLQLYTALDLIFFFPRDYQDLRELVSIDDLIEDEPASIAGVIEDVDFRGTGPGRSILGVLVRDNQAYLRGVWFNQPFMRKRFSPGQHVIVSGKPRHQGNRWEMAHPVVDIIEPGETPEGGKLLPVYPLTEGIRQALMRKMVHAALDAYGEDLEEVLPESFLQQHELLTIHDALNKIHRPEAREEMEAARKRFIYQELLVLQLAMSLRKHQLNQRKSALPIPVDFRIDERIRKLLPFELTEDQNKSIHEICHDLQRTIPMNRLLQGDVGTGKTMVSVYAMLAAVAAKTQAALMAPTEVLAKQHARTLTKLLSHAKVRIGVLTGSLTDKERATLLAEVAAGEIDLLIGTQAIIATEITFQKLGLVIIDEQHKFGVRQRAALRSAGNDPHYLVMTATPIPRTVALGMFGDLDISTIRTAPPGRQSVSTYIAEDDQRPKWWKFFRKKLREGRQGYVVAPLVDETQREDSISGVEQLLEHLANGELEQFRLEMLHGRMPPAEKDAVMQRFARHEIDVLIATTVVEVGVDVPNAVMMTIESGERFGLAQLHQLRGRISRGKHPGYLCVFANPATDASRERLEAFAGTTDGFELAEVDFKLRGPGDLFGWKQHGMPPLRIADLQRDGELLAKARVDAFSITDADPNLAGAKWEKLRKMVMIRYGKSLDIGDLG, from the coding sequence ATGTCAGACAGCCGCGCATCGACTCCGCTGCAGCGTCTTCGCACGCCGGTTCAGTTCTTGAAGGGAGTCGGTCCCCAGCGTGCTGAAAAGCTTGCGAAGCTTCAGCTTTATACGGCCCTCGATCTGATCTTCTTCTTTCCACGAGATTACCAAGACCTGAGGGAACTGGTCTCTATCGACGACTTGATCGAAGACGAACCTGCTTCCATTGCCGGGGTAATCGAAGACGTCGACTTTCGCGGAACTGGGCCTGGCCGATCAATTCTCGGCGTGCTGGTACGCGACAATCAGGCCTATCTTCGAGGCGTCTGGTTCAATCAGCCGTTCATGCGAAAACGTTTTTCGCCGGGGCAGCATGTCATCGTTTCTGGCAAGCCGCGTCACCAAGGCAATCGATGGGAAATGGCCCATCCGGTGGTCGACATCATTGAACCTGGCGAAACGCCCGAGGGGGGCAAACTGCTGCCGGTGTATCCCCTCACCGAAGGCATTCGTCAGGCACTCATGCGGAAAATGGTTCACGCCGCCCTCGATGCGTACGGTGAAGATCTGGAAGAGGTCCTCCCGGAATCGTTTCTTCAGCAGCACGAGCTGTTAACCATTCACGACGCTCTCAATAAAATCCATCGACCGGAAGCTCGCGAAGAGATGGAGGCGGCTCGCAAACGGTTCATTTACCAGGAACTGCTTGTGCTGCAGCTGGCCATGTCGCTGCGAAAACACCAACTGAATCAGCGGAAAAGTGCTTTGCCGATCCCGGTCGATTTTCGGATCGACGAACGAATTCGCAAGTTGCTTCCATTCGAGCTGACCGAAGACCAGAACAAGTCAATCCACGAAATTTGCCATGACTTGCAGCGGACCATTCCGATGAACCGCCTGCTGCAAGGAGACGTCGGAACCGGCAAAACGATGGTTTCGGTCTATGCGATGCTTGCCGCCGTTGCGGCGAAAACTCAGGCCGCGCTCATGGCTCCCACGGAAGTCTTGGCCAAGCAGCATGCTCGAACGTTGACCAAGCTGCTGAGCCATGCCAAAGTTCGTATCGGCGTGCTGACTGGCTCGCTCACGGACAAGGAACGCGCGACGCTTCTCGCAGAAGTCGCCGCGGGGGAAATCGATCTGCTGATCGGAACCCAGGCGATCATCGCTACTGAAATCACCTTCCAGAAACTGGGCCTGGTGATCATCGACGAACAGCATAAGTTCGGCGTGCGGCAAAGGGCCGCGCTGCGAAGTGCTGGCAACGATCCGCATTACCTCGTAATGACCGCGACGCCGATACCCCGGACGGTTGCCTTGGGGATGTTTGGCGATCTCGATATCTCCACGATTCGCACGGCCCCGCCTGGTCGGCAGTCGGTCAGCACGTACATCGCCGAAGACGATCAGCGGCCCAAGTGGTGGAAGTTCTTTCGCAAGAAGCTACGCGAGGGGCGGCAAGGGTATGTGGTGGCTCCACTTGTGGACGAAACGCAGCGGGAAGACTCCATCAGTGGCGTCGAACAGTTGCTCGAACATCTGGCCAATGGCGAGCTCGAGCAGTTTCGGCTCGAGATGCTGCACGGCCGTATGCCGCCGGCCGAAAAGGATGCCGTTATGCAGCGTTTTGCCCGACATGAAATTGACGTGCTGATTGCCACCACAGTGGTCGAAGTGGGCGTCGACGTGCCGAACGCGGTGATGATGACCATTGAAAGTGGCGAACGGTTCGGGCTCGCTCAGCTGCATCAGCTGCGGGGGCGTATCAGCCGCGGTAAGCACCCTGGCTATCTCTGCGTGTTTGCCAATCCGGCAACCGATGCATCTCGCGAGCGGCTCGAAGCGTTCGCTGGCACGACCGATGGGTTTGAACTGGCCGAAGTCGACTTTAAGCTGCGTGGGCCTGGCGATCTGTTTGGTTGGAAGCAACATGGGATGCCGCCACTACGAATTGCCGACCTCCAGCGCGATGGCGAACTGCTGGCGAAAGCACGCGTCGATGCGTTCTCGATCACCGATGCCGATCCGAATTTGGCAGGGGCCAAGTGGGAAAAGCTGCGGAAGATGGTGATGATACGGTACGGAAAGTCGCTCGATATCGGCGACTTAGGGTAA
- the rnhA gene encoding ribonuclease HI, whose product MAATFEPEVLLYTDGACSGNPGPGGWAFILRHPATGKEMEKSGGERETTNNRMELMAVIQGLQTLSRACNIELFTDSVYVGKGMTEWMPKWKKNNWQRKEGKQWKPVKNDDLWRQLDEQLQKHRVKYTRVAGHSGHPENDRCDELAVAAYQPYR is encoded by the coding sequence ATGGCGGCCACTTTCGAGCCAGAAGTTCTTCTTTACACCGACGGAGCCTGTAGCGGTAACCCCGGGCCGGGCGGCTGGGCGTTCATCTTGCGGCATCCTGCCACCGGCAAAGAGATGGAAAAGTCGGGCGGCGAACGCGAAACGACCAACAACCGCATGGAACTGATGGCGGTTATTCAAGGGCTGCAAACGCTCAGCCGTGCTTGCAATATCGAGCTTTTCACCGATAGCGTCTACGTCGGCAAAGGCATGACCGAGTGGATGCCGAAATGGAAAAAGAACAACTGGCAACGCAAGGAAGGCAAGCAGTGGAAGCCGGTCAAAAACGACGACCTCTGGCGGCAGCTGGATGAACAACTGCAGAAGCATCGCGTAAAATACACTCGCGTCGCCGGTCATAGTGGCCATCCTGAAAACGATCGGTGTGACGAATTGGCCGTGGCTGCCTATCAGCCGTATCGATAA
- a CDS encoding sulfatase-like hydrolase/transferase, translating to MPMPVSSLIAFLFILFFVPMAWAEETKSDASTIDKPNIVLIVTDDQAPWAFGQAVRAGLDKEVPIAATPNMDRLANEGAMFRNFFCTTPVCSPARAALMTGRYASELGIPDFIPQPGHKLYDRENEVRLDPDATITLAEMLQGAGYRTGLVGKWHLGDWTAPGNERFHPTRHGFDYFMGLTGGGTSPDNPPLEEAGKVQKFSGLTTDILTDRAIGFIERNRQQPFFLCLATRAPHGKWLPVAPADWQPYAEMDPTIPDYPGLDVARVKKMMREYLASTSGVDRNLGRVLDTLDTLKLADNTVVIFTSDHGFNMGHHGIWHKGNGLWATAKKPPGPTHHGVKVISNKYRPNLYDQSLRVPAIVRWPGKVPAGHVIDSTATALDLFPTFAAIANTHCDTALPGRDLSPLLTGKTPSDWNNDLFAEYDMIHYATASLRCYRTDRFKLVRDYHNDGCDEFFDLQNDPGENKNLIDDPRPDIQAAITELDAKLKSHAAMANLRHLEREEPLGENQNE from the coding sequence ATGCCAATGCCCGTCTCTTCGCTGATTGCCTTCCTTTTCATTTTGTTCTTCGTGCCAATGGCTTGGGCGGAGGAAACGAAGTCGGACGCTTCGACGATCGACAAGCCCAACATTGTGCTAATCGTCACCGACGATCAGGCACCGTGGGCGTTTGGTCAGGCCGTCCGTGCGGGGCTCGATAAGGAAGTGCCGATCGCCGCCACGCCGAACATGGATCGACTGGCGAACGAGGGGGCCATGTTCCGCAACTTCTTCTGCACGACGCCCGTTTGCAGTCCGGCTCGTGCGGCACTGATGACCGGTCGCTACGCGAGTGAGTTGGGCATCCCCGACTTTATTCCGCAGCCGGGGCATAAGCTGTACGATCGTGAAAACGAAGTCCGGTTGGATCCCGATGCGACGATCACCCTAGCCGAGATGTTGCAAGGGGCAGGGTACCGCACCGGGCTGGTCGGCAAGTGGCATCTGGGTGACTGGACCGCCCCTGGCAACGAGCGTTTCCATCCTACGCGGCATGGCTTTGACTACTTCATGGGGCTGACCGGCGGGGGAACTTCGCCGGACAACCCGCCGCTGGAAGAGGCGGGCAAAGTACAAAAGTTCAGTGGACTGACGACCGACATCCTTACCGACCGAGCGATTGGTTTTATCGAACGCAATCGACAGCAGCCCTTCTTTTTGTGTCTCGCTACGCGTGCCCCGCACGGAAAGTGGTTGCCGGTCGCGCCCGCCGATTGGCAGCCGTATGCCGAGATGGATCCGACCATTCCCGACTATCCAGGGCTTGATGTGGCCAGGGTCAAAAAGATGATGCGCGAGTACCTGGCCAGCACATCGGGCGTCGATCGCAACTTGGGCCGCGTGCTCGATACGCTCGACACGTTAAAGTTGGCCGATAACACGGTCGTCATCTTTACCTCCGATCATGGCTTCAACATGGGGCACCATGGCATTTGGCATAAAGGAAATGGACTGTGGGCGACCGCGAAGAAGCCGCCTGGCCCAACGCATCACGGCGTGAAGGTGATCTCCAACAAGTATCGGCCGAACCTTTACGATCAGTCGCTTCGTGTGCCGGCGATTGTCCGTTGGCCGGGGAAAGTGCCAGCCGGTCATGTCATCGATTCGACCGCGACCGCGCTCGACTTGTTTCCCACATTCGCCGCGATTGCCAACACGCATTGCGACACGGCTTTGCCTGGCCGTGATCTTAGCCCGCTGCTGACAGGAAAGACGCCCAGCGATTGGAACAACGATCTGTTCGCCGAGTACGACATGATCCACTATGCGACGGCGTCGCTGCGGTGTTATCGAACCGATCGCTTCAAGTTGGTGCGTGATTATCACAACGATGGCTGCGACGAATTCTTTGATTTGCAGAACGATCCCGGTGAGAATAAAAACCTGATCGACGATCCGCGTCCCGACATTCAAGCGGCCATTACCGAGTTGGACGCAAAGCTGAAATCGCATGCCGCCATGGCGAATCTTCGGCACTTGGAACGCGAAGAGCCTTTGGGAGAAAACCAAAACGAATGA
- a CDS encoding HAMP domain-containing sensor histidine kinase encodes MSYRSIKRVLGETNLERKCRFLYGTCLLLLITGSFWWYGQSTEQLVHNNNLSTGRHLVDAVLMKIHWKHDAQAQKNPDGWEELVQDTGLDLEYVNYDWQVMTLDAADRDLAATRRPAERIHLPADEEEAEILRKLKDIQQTRDKEILEKFLRTPELETQETADELMHVGRDNDNDDLIAYSPASEAFYDAEKEQYIYYQPIYWKRSCAIACHNTNLAPAFPTGALVENELPFNVIKIVKKDEITQFALTKNRAYLLATAIITVALSMIALYLIVRYIIVKPLTHLRDVSDEVSQGHLDVRAEIYTGDEFEDLATSFNRMLAHLIDAQNKLTYVNRDLDGKVDQLAQANMQLYEMNCLKSDFLASMSHELRTPLNSILGFSDVLRGIDSLNDKQKRYVENIQKSGRLLLDMINDILDLAKVESGRMEVRPSRFSVASVVSGACDMVRSLTEEKNIDLTLHVNAEEAPALQDQSKFQQILTNLLSNAIKFTPEGGRIVVRVNRVDGRLELSVSDTGVGIAEEDREIIFEKFRQGTASQGDTLTREYSGTGLGLSIVRELCQLLGGTVRVESELGKGSTFFVDIPWEIEDRPDVIENSFTSRIDEITKSKHGDFVRLQGSRQVETPETIDSTSSS; translated from the coding sequence ATGTCGTATCGTTCCATCAAGCGAGTTCTCGGCGAGACTAATCTCGAGCGAAAATGTCGCTTTCTGTACGGAACGTGCCTGCTGCTGCTGATCACCGGCAGCTTTTGGTGGTATGGGCAGTCAACCGAGCAACTGGTGCACAACAACAACTTGAGCACCGGGCGGCATCTGGTCGATGCGGTTCTGATGAAAATTCATTGGAAGCATGACGCCCAGGCTCAAAAGAACCCAGACGGTTGGGAAGAGCTCGTTCAAGATACCGGACTCGATCTCGAGTACGTCAACTACGATTGGCAAGTCATGACGCTTGACGCGGCCGATCGTGATTTGGCGGCGACCCGTCGCCCAGCCGAGCGGATCCATCTTCCTGCGGACGAAGAAGAAGCGGAAATCTTGCGAAAGCTGAAAGATATTCAGCAGACCCGCGACAAAGAGATTTTGGAAAAGTTCCTACGTACGCCAGAATTGGAAACGCAAGAGACCGCCGACGAGCTTATGCATGTCGGACGCGATAACGACAACGATGACCTGATTGCATACTCGCCGGCGTCGGAAGCGTTCTACGATGCGGAGAAAGAGCAGTACATCTACTACCAGCCGATCTACTGGAAACGTTCTTGTGCGATTGCATGCCACAACACGAATCTTGCTCCAGCGTTTCCCACAGGTGCGTTGGTTGAAAACGAGCTGCCGTTCAACGTGATTAAGATTGTCAAAAAGGACGAGATCACGCAGTTCGCACTGACGAAGAACCGTGCGTATCTGCTGGCGACGGCGATCATTACGGTCGCGCTTTCGATGATCGCACTTTACTTGATCGTGCGGTATATCATCGTGAAGCCACTGACACATCTTCGCGACGTGAGCGATGAAGTCAGCCAAGGCCATCTTGATGTTCGTGCCGAGATTTACACCGGTGATGAATTCGAAGACCTGGCCACATCATTCAACCGCATGTTGGCTCACTTAATCGATGCCCAAAACAAGCTGACGTATGTGAACCGTGACCTCGATGGCAAAGTCGATCAGTTGGCTCAAGCCAATATGCAGCTCTATGAAATGAACTGCCTGAAGAGCGACTTCCTGGCCAGCATGAGTCATGAATTGCGCACCCCGCTCAATAGTATTCTCGGTTTCTCCGACGTGCTGCGTGGTATCGATAGTTTGAATGATAAGCAGAAGCGGTACGTTGAAAACATCCAGAAGTCCGGCCGTTTGCTGCTGGACATGATCAATGACATTCTCGATCTCGCCAAAGTCGAAAGTGGCCGGATGGAAGTTCGTCCGTCGCGGTTCTCGGTGGCTTCGGTGGTGAGCGGGGCATGTGACATGGTGCGTTCGCTGACCGAGGAAAAGAACATCGACTTGACGCTGCACGTCAATGCGGAGGAAGCACCGGCGCTGCAGGATCAATCGAAGTTCCAGCAAATTTTGACGAACCTGCTTTCCAACGCAATCAAGTTCACCCCGGAAGGTGGCCGAATCGTTGTACGAGTCAATCGAGTCGACGGGCGTCTGGAACTTTCCGTAAGCGATACCGGGGTTGGTATTGCCGAGGAAGATCGGGAGATCATCTTCGAGAAGTTCCGCCAAGGGACTGCTTCTCAAGGAGATACCCTCACGCGGGAGTACTCCGGCACTGGGCTGGGGCTTTCAATCGTTCGTGAGCTTTGCCAACTGCTTGGCGGTACCGTTCGTGTTGAAAGCGAACTGGGCAAAGGGAGCACGTTTTTCGTCGACATTCCTTGGGAAATTGAAGATCGCCCTGACGTGATCGAAAACTCGTTTACGTCGCGGATCGACGAGATCACCAAGAGCAAGCATGGCGACTTTGTGCGGCTGCAAGGATCGCGTCAGGTCGAAACGCCGGAGACGATCGATTCCACCTCTTCCAGTTGA
- a CDS encoding sensor histidine kinase: MNHSQSPTEASLVERQAKEIEILKRRLLEAQKLTAMGELVSTTTHEFNNVLMAVINYARMGLRHKDEQTRNNCFEKIAAAGDRAAKITTGVLAMAKNRGDRMEPTELAKIVEDTITLLERELRKYRIELDFQNSEVPQAVANGNQIQQVLLNLMINARQAMPQGGRLLLKLSYDADSNMVDLLVRDHGTGIPADQLPHIFDAFYTTKTGPDETGKGGTGIGLAACRDIVEAHQGKIRVQSTVGMGTAFTIRLPAATANQKSGSPVSSSVPLTGGSMLPTAPVRQ; the protein is encoded by the coding sequence ATGAACCACTCGCAATCCCCCACTGAAGCTTCCCTCGTCGAACGCCAGGCGAAAGAAATCGAAATTCTGAAGCGCCGACTGCTCGAAGCGCAGAAGCTAACCGCCATGGGGGAACTTGTCAGCACGACAACGCATGAGTTCAACAACGTGCTGATGGCGGTGATCAATTATGCCCGGATGGGCCTGCGTCATAAGGACGAGCAAACCCGCAACAACTGCTTCGAGAAAATCGCCGCGGCCGGCGATCGTGCCGCGAAGATCACCACCGGCGTGTTGGCAATGGCCAAGAATCGTGGCGATCGGATGGAGCCGACCGAACTTGCGAAGATCGTCGAAGACACGATCACTTTGCTCGAACGCGAACTGCGAAAATACCGCATTGAACTCGACTTCCAAAACAGCGAAGTCCCCCAGGCTGTTGCCAACGGAAATCAAATTCAGCAGGTTTTATTGAACTTGATGATCAATGCCCGCCAGGCGATGCCTCAAGGAGGGCGATTACTGCTGAAGCTTTCGTACGACGCCGACTCGAACATGGTCGATCTGCTGGTTCGCGACCACGGTACCGGCATTCCAGCAGATCAGTTGCCCCACATTTTCGATGCTTTCTACACCACCAAAACCGGCCCTGACGAAACCGGCAAAGGGGGCACCGGGATCGGCTTGGCGGCTTGCCGCGACATTGTCGAAGCCCACCAAGGAAAGATCCGCGTGCAAAGCACCGTCGGCATGGGAACCGCATTCACCATCCGGCTTCCAGCCGCAACCGCGAACCAAAAATCAGGCTCGCCTGTCTCCAGCAGCGTACCGCTGACCGGCGGCAGTATGCTTCCCACTGCCCCGGTTCGGCAGTAA
- the nadD gene encoding nicotinate-nucleotide adenylyltransferase, protein MRLGIYGGSFSPIHNGHLLLAESCREQCQLDEVWFMPAATNPLKADGTLASDAHRVAMIELAIAGNHAFKCSPIELERGGLSYTVDTLREVRKIVPQAELFLLVGGDSFASFYHWHKIDEICELATISTVGRPGSDLNDWGQLPDVLSEDQMTRIKQHFVEMPLIGLSSTDIRQRILSQRSIRYMVPRSVEKYIETQHVFKKQTANA, encoded by the coding sequence ATGCGACTGGGAATCTACGGGGGATCGTTTTCCCCCATTCACAACGGGCATTTGCTTCTGGCGGAATCGTGTCGCGAGCAATGCCAGCTGGACGAAGTCTGGTTTATGCCAGCGGCCACGAATCCCTTGAAAGCCGATGGCACGCTGGCATCCGACGCCCATCGTGTTGCCATGATCGAATTGGCCATCGCTGGTAATCACGCCTTCAAATGCAGTCCCATCGAACTGGAACGGGGCGGACTCAGCTACACGGTGGATACGCTTCGCGAAGTGCGAAAAATTGTTCCCCAGGCCGAACTGTTCCTTTTAGTTGGTGGGGATTCATTCGCTTCGTTTTATCATTGGCACAAGATCGACGAGATCTGCGAGCTGGCCACGATTAGCACCGTCGGCAGACCAGGCAGCGATCTGAACGACTGGGGTCAGCTTCCCGACGTTCTCAGCGAAGATCAAATGACCCGCATCAAACAGCATTTTGTTGAGATGCCGCTGATCGGACTATCCAGCACTGACATCCGCCAGCGAATTCTAAGTCAACGATCCATCCGCTACATGGTGCCGCGAAGCGTCGAGAAGTACATCGAAACGCAGCACGTCTTTAAAAAACAGACTGCGAACGCTTAG
- the priA gene encoding primosomal protein N' has protein sequence MKNQKGLFGDDSTPWEQDDAQTGLVASIVMSTGPEQTFDYLVPDEMVGEVVPGRRVYVPLGRSNRRVMGYCVAVERKEYGRRKLKHVLGALDQQTLLSSHMLQMTKWMAEYYLASWGQVLDAVIPAAVRGNAGTREVTLLSVPKEVAMRLASIKLPEKQQKVLTTLAAATKPMTPGDLAEKCGCTQAPITGLRKKKLISSEVRRVSHAHFDDIDIEREPSKQLNEIQTSALKTILDQVQTPHPKPILLHGVTGSGKTEVYIQAIQNVIDQGKQAIVLVPEISLTPQTKQRFASRFDRIAVLHSHMSDVERHWQWKRIASGIVNVVVGARSAVFAPTPQLGMIILDEEHDSSFKQDSIPRYHAREVAAKRAEHEKVPLILGTATPSLETFYRAQQGEYELISMPHRIGNRPLPAVRTVDMRYDKTASFRGAISRQLYHSMKRTLDQDGQIILLLNRRGHSTHIQCPACGHLVECPHCEIPLTHHITDGSTVCHYCDFRSKAPRVCPEPTCRHNGIRFSGIGTQKLEQEVKAKFGSFPIIRMDSDTMKKPGSHEAALERFRNREVKILVGTQMIAKGLDFPNVTLVGVINADTALHFPDVRAGERTFQLITQVAGRTGRGDLGGEVLVQTLSPDHPAIEAATRHDYKLFAERELPFRRDFQMTPFAHMVRIIARGPTQPTVELFMQQVSDELGRFAEEQGGDILQQGPAPAPIEKLRGNYRYHLLLHSFDRHLMRAAVLRCREKIAVPDDVLWIADVDPIDMM, from the coding sequence GTGAAGAATCAAAAGGGACTTTTCGGCGACGATTCGACCCCCTGGGAGCAAGACGATGCCCAGACTGGGCTCGTAGCTTCCATTGTTATGTCGACCGGGCCTGAGCAAACGTTCGACTACTTGGTTCCTGATGAAATGGTCGGCGAAGTCGTTCCTGGACGTCGCGTCTACGTTCCCTTGGGAAGATCGAATCGCCGTGTGATGGGTTACTGTGTTGCCGTCGAGCGGAAGGAATATGGCCGCCGCAAGTTGAAGCACGTCCTAGGAGCCCTCGACCAACAAACGCTCCTTTCTTCGCACATGCTGCAAATGACGAAGTGGATGGCGGAGTATTACCTGGCCAGTTGGGGCCAAGTTCTTGATGCCGTCATTCCTGCGGCCGTTCGGGGCAATGCAGGCACACGCGAGGTAACTCTGCTGAGTGTGCCTAAGGAAGTCGCCATGCGGTTGGCTTCGATCAAGTTGCCTGAGAAGCAGCAAAAGGTGTTGACGACGTTGGCAGCCGCCACCAAACCAATGACGCCGGGCGATTTGGCCGAAAAGTGTGGCTGTACCCAGGCCCCGATTACCGGCCTTCGGAAAAAGAAGCTGATTAGTTCCGAAGTTCGCCGAGTCAGTCACGCTCATTTTGACGACATCGATATCGAGCGTGAACCATCCAAGCAACTCAACGAAATTCAAACGTCGGCGCTTAAGACCATCCTCGATCAAGTTCAAACACCGCATCCCAAACCGATTCTCTTGCACGGTGTGACGGGAAGCGGCAAGACCGAGGTGTACATCCAAGCGATTCAGAACGTGATCGACCAAGGAAAACAGGCCATCGTTTTGGTGCCTGAGATCAGTCTGACGCCACAAACCAAGCAGCGGTTCGCATCGCGTTTCGATCGAATTGCTGTGCTGCATAGCCACATGAGCGATGTCGAGCGACATTGGCAGTGGAAGCGAATCGCGTCAGGTATTGTCAACGTAGTTGTGGGAGCGCGCAGTGCGGTGTTCGCTCCGACACCTCAATTGGGAATGATCATTCTTGATGAAGAGCATGACAGCTCGTTCAAGCAAGATTCGATCCCCCGTTACCACGCTCGGGAAGTTGCCGCGAAGCGGGCCGAACATGAAAAAGTGCCTCTGATTCTGGGAACAGCTACTCCTTCATTGGAAACGTTTTATCGTGCTCAGCAAGGAGAATACGAATTGATTTCGATGCCGCATCGAATCGGAAATCGTCCCTTGCCGGCCGTGCGGACTGTCGACATGCGATACGACAAGACGGCCAGTTTTCGCGGAGCAATCAGTCGGCAGCTTTATCACTCGATGAAGCGAACACTCGATCAGGATGGTCAGATCATTTTGCTCCTGAATCGACGAGGGCACAGTACCCATATTCAGTGCCCCGCGTGCGGTCACCTGGTGGAATGTCCTCACTGTGAAATTCCACTGACGCATCATATCACCGACGGTAGCACGGTATGCCATTACTGCGACTTCCGTAGCAAGGCACCACGCGTCTGTCCTGAGCCAACGTGTCGTCACAACGGGATTCGATTTTCGGGCATCGGCACGCAAAAGCTTGAACAGGAAGTGAAAGCGAAGTTTGGCTCGTTTCCTATCATTCGGATGGATTCCGATACGATGAAGAAACCAGGCTCGCACGAAGCGGCGCTCGAGAGGTTTCGTAATCGCGAAGTCAAAATCTTGGTCGGCACGCAGATGATCGCCAAGGGTTTGGACTTTCCGAACGTAACGCTCGTCGGCGTCATCAACGCTGACACAGCACTTCACTTTCCGGATGTTCGTGCCGGCGAAAGGACCTTCCAGCTCATCACGCAAGTTGCCGGGCGAACCGGCCGAGGCGATCTGGGTGGGGAAGTGCTCGTGCAGACGCTCAGTCCTGATCATCCGGCGATCGAAGCGGCGACTCGGCACGATTACAAGCTGTTTGCTGAACGCGAGTTGCCGTTTCGTCGCGATTTCCAAATGACACCCTTTGCGCATATGGTCCGGATCATTGCGCGGGGGCCGACGCAGCCTACGGTGGAGCTGTTCATGCAGCAGGTGTCTGACGAACTGGGACGCTTTGCGGAAGAGCAGGGGGGAGACATTTTGCAGCAGGGACCGGCACCGGCTCCGATCGAGAAACTTCGAGGAAATTACCGCTATCACCTGCTGCTGCATAGCTTTGACCGCCACCTGATGCGGGCCGCTGTGCTGCGATGCCGCGAGAAAATCGCCGTTCCTGACGATGTTTTATGGATCGCAGATGTCGATCCGATCGACATGATGTGA